CATAAGGCACGTCACCCTTGACGCGGTACCAGTGGGGGATTCCCGCAGGCACATACAACGCGTCACCCGCCTTAGCCTCAAAGACTTCATTGCCAATCCCCACGCTCGCACAGCCCTCTAGTACGTACTGCTCGTGCTCCACGCTGTTGGTGTGGTTTGGCATAAAACCGCCAGGGGCAATGGTAAACTTGCGCATGGCAAAATGGGGGGCCATTTTAGGGGAGATAATCATCTGCATCTGTGC
This DNA window, taken from Sulfurospirillum tamanense, encodes the following:
- a CDS encoding cupin domain-containing protein, producing MPVIDVSAIESTPLQAGEGAQMQMIISPKMAPHFAMRKFTIAPGGFMPNHTNSVEHEQYVLEGCASVGIGNEVFEAKAGDALYVPAGIPHWYRVKGDVPYVFLCMVPNLEDEIRLIG